The Staphylococcus sp. KG4-3 genome has a window encoding:
- the nth gene encoding endonuclease III: MISNKKALEMVDVIAEMFPNAECELKHDNPFELTIAVLLSAQTTDISVNKLTDKLFKKYKTPEDYLSVDISELENDIRTIGLYRNKAKNIQKLCKSLLDKFDGEIPQTHSELESLAGVGRKTANVVMSVAFGEPSLAVDTHVERISKRLGICRWKDNVRQVEDKLCKVVPRERWNKTHHQLIFFGRYHCLARSPKCDVCPLFEECREGQKRYKANVKEA, translated from the coding sequence ATGATAAGTAACAAAAAAGCATTAGAAATGGTGGATGTTATTGCTGAGATGTTTCCCAATGCTGAATGTGAACTGAAACATGATAATCCCTTTGAATTAACTATTGCAGTATTATTATCTGCTCAAACTACAGATATTTCAGTAAATAAATTAACAGATAAACTATTCAAAAAATACAAAACGCCTGAGGATTATTTAAGCGTAGATATTTCAGAATTAGAAAATGATATTCGCACAATCGGTCTATATAGAAATAAAGCTAAGAATATTCAAAAATTATGTAAGTCGCTTTTAGATAAATTTGATGGTGAAATTCCACAAACACATAGTGAACTAGAAAGTTTAGCAGGAGTTGGTAGGAAAACAGCAAATGTGGTCATGAGTGTTGCTTTTGGCGAACCGTCTCTAGCTGTTGATACACATGTTGAACGCATTTCTAAACGCTTAGGTATTTGTAGATGGAAAGACAACGTTAGGCAGGTAGAAGATAAATTATGTAAAGTAGTTCCTAGAGAGCGTTGGAATAAAACACATCATCAACTCATCTTTTTTGGGCGTTATCATTGTTTAGCAAGAAGCCCTAAATGTGATGTTTGTCCATTATTTGAAGAATGTAGAGAAGGACAAAAACGCTATAAAGCCAATGTGAAAGAGGCATAA
- a CDS encoding DnaD domain-containing protein yields the protein MNSEQLKVRPVIIRQELLNNYNQLGINETELVILIKLIHASETSNKQPSIESLQQGSSLDSKAITSVIQSLIQSDLLELKVNKDEEGKFTEYMNLNPFYNKLSEIMEEMEVQHDEEKSEVDFNTLFQQIEQAFARPLSPFEMETLNQWLDVDNHDLSVIQAALDEATSQNKLSFKYMDRILLNWKKNNVKTIEDSKKISRQFNQPKMKHTVTKVPKFDWLNGENPNDK from the coding sequence TTGAATAGCGAACAACTTAAAGTTAGACCAGTAATTATTAGACAAGAACTATTAAATAATTATAATCAATTAGGTATAAATGAAACGGAATTAGTAATTTTAATTAAACTTATACATGCTTCAGAAACATCTAACAAACAGCCTTCCATTGAATCATTACAACAAGGGTCATCTCTAGATTCCAAGGCAATTACTTCTGTCATTCAAAGTTTAATTCAAAGCGATTTGCTAGAACTAAAAGTAAATAAAGACGAAGAAGGAAAATTCACAGAATATATGAACCTTAATCCATTTTATAATAAATTAAGTGAAATCATGGAAGAAATGGAAGTCCAACATGATGAAGAAAAATCTGAAGTAGATTTTAATACGTTATTTCAACAAATCGAACAAGCTTTTGCACGACCGTTATCTCCATTTGAAATGGAAACTTTAAATCAATGGTTAGACGTAGATAATCATGATTTAAGCGTGATTCAAGCTGCCCTTGATGAAGCAACAAGTCAAAACAAATTAAGTTTTAAATACATGGATCGTATTCTGCTCAATTGGAAGAAAAATAATGTTAAAACGATTGAAGACTCGAAAAAGATTAGTCGTCAATTTAATCAACCTAAAATGAAGCATACCGTAACAAAAGTACCCAAATTTGATTGGTTGAATGGAGAGAATCCAAATGATAAGTAA
- a CDS encoding YpoC family protein, producing MITKEHFKILEDQLDYFAKAKQLKSTEAKALLDDYFDLIEQYFKQINNIDNLQFQELDDYPVVPMNFEERYNYMIARKYHFMGYSQMKTLKSELIKMNASYQIRRKNKK from the coding sequence ATGATTACAAAAGAACATTTTAAAATTTTAGAAGATCAACTTGATTATTTTGCAAAAGCAAAGCAATTAAAATCAACTGAAGCGAAAGCATTGCTAGATGATTACTTTGATTTAATTGAACAATATTTTAAACAAATAAATAATATTGATAACCTTCAATTTCAAGAGCTAGATGATTATCCTGTTGTACCGATGAATTTTGAAGAACGCTACAATTATATGATAGCAAGAAAATATCACTTTATGGGTTATAGTCAAATGAAAACATTAAAGTCAGAACTTATTAAAATGAATGCATCGTATCAAATTCGTCGTAAAAATAAAAAATAA
- the asnS gene encoding asparagine--tRNA ligase, translating to MNITIKEAKQYIDQEVTIGAWLTNKRSSGKIAFLQLRDGTGFMQGVVAKAAVDEDTFQKAKDITQESSLYITGVISEDNRSDIGYEMQVTSIEVISEAHDYPITPKNHGTEFLMDHRHLWLRSKKQHAVMKIRNEIIRATYEFFNDNGFTKIDPPILTASAPEGTSELFHTKYFDQDAFLSQSGQLYMEAAAMAHGRVFSFGPTFRAEKSKTRRHLIEFWMIEPEMAFCEHFQSLEIQEQYVTHVVTSVLNNCKLELNALERDTSKLEKVSTPFPRITYDDAVVFLKEQGFDDIEWGEDFGAPHETAIANHYDLPVFITNYPTKIKPFYMQPNPENEDTVLCADLIAPEGYGEIIGGSERINDLELLEQRLNEFELDAESYSYYLDLRRYGSVPHSGFGLGLERTVAWLSGVEHVRETAPFPRLLNRLYP from the coding sequence ATGAATATAACGATAAAAGAAGCAAAACAGTATATCGACCAAGAAGTTACAATAGGCGCTTGGTTAACAAACAAACGCTCAAGTGGTAAAATCGCATTCTTGCAATTAAGAGATGGGACTGGATTTATGCAAGGTGTTGTTGCCAAAGCTGCAGTTGATGAAGACACTTTCCAAAAAGCTAAAGATATTACTCAAGAAAGCTCACTTTATATTACAGGTGTCATCAGTGAAGATAATCGTTCAGATATTGGTTATGAAATGCAAGTTACATCTATTGAAGTGATTTCAGAAGCGCATGATTATCCAATCACACCAAAAAATCACGGTACAGAATTCTTGATGGACCACCGCCATTTATGGTTACGTTCTAAAAAACAACACGCAGTTATGAAAATAAGAAATGAAATAATTCGTGCAACTTATGAATTCTTTAATGATAATGGTTTCACAAAAATTGATCCACCAATTTTAACAGCAAGTGCACCTGAAGGTACAAGCGAGTTGTTCCATACAAAATATTTTGATCAAGATGCATTTTTATCTCAAAGTGGGCAGCTTTATATGGAAGCGGCAGCTATGGCGCACGGCAGAGTATTTTCATTCGGACCAACATTCCGTGCTGAAAAATCAAAAACACGTCGCCATCTTATTGAATTTTGGATGATTGAACCAGAAATGGCATTTTGTGAACATTTCCAAAGCTTAGAAATACAGGAACAATATGTTACACACGTTGTTACATCTGTTTTAAATAACTGTAAGTTAGAATTAAACGCATTAGAACGTGATACTTCAAAATTAGAAAAAGTATCAACACCGTTTCCACGTATCACATATGATGATGCCGTCGTATTCTTAAAAGAACAAGGTTTTGATGATATTGAATGGGGCGAAGATTTTGGTGCGCCACATGAAACTGCAATTGCCAATCATTATGATTTACCTGTATTCATCACAAATTATCCAACAAAAATCAAACCATTCTATATGCAACCAAACCCTGAAAATGAAGACACCGTCTTGTGTGCTGATTTAATCGCACCAGAAGGCTATGGTGAAATCATCGGAGGTTCAGAACGTATTAACGATCTCGAACTACTTGAACAACGTTTAAATGAATTTGAATTAGACGCTGAAAGTTACAGCTATTATTTAGATTTACGTCGTTACGGTAGTGTGCCTCACAGCGGATTCGGATTAGGCTTAGAAAGAACTGTAGCTTGGTTATCAGGAGTAGAGCATGTTCGTGAAACTGCTCCATTCCCACGTTTATTAAATCGTTTATATCCATAA